In the genome of Candidatus Deferrimicrobium sp., one region contains:
- a CDS encoding efflux RND transporter permease subunit, with the protein MIDRILRFSLEQRLLVVIATLLLVGAGLWAMNRLPVDAFPDVTNIQVQILTRAGGMASTEVEKQVTFPIETTMGGLPRLREVRSLSKIGFSVITVVFEDGVDIYFARQQVFERLQQARERLPRGIEPQMGPITTGL; encoded by the coding sequence ATGATCGACAGGATCCTCAGATTCTCTCTGGAACAGCGGTTGCTGGTCGTCATCGCGACCCTTCTCCTGGTCGGTGCCGGCCTGTGGGCCATGAACCGGCTCCCCGTGGACGCATTCCCGGACGTCACAAACATCCAGGTGCAGATTCTCACCCGGGCGGGAGGGATGGCCTCCACCGAAGTGGAGAAACAGGTCACCTTCCCCATCGAGACCACCATGGGAGGGCTTCCCCGCCTCCGGGAAGTTCGCTCCCTCTCCAAGATCGGCTTCTCCGTGATCACGGTGGTGTTCGAGGACGGGGTCGATATCTACTTCGCCCGGCAGCAGGTCTTCGAGCGCCTCCAGCAGGCCCGCGAGCGGCTGCCGAGGGGGATCGAACCGCAGATGGGACCCATCACCACCGGACTGG